A stretch of DNA from Candidatus Schekmanbacteria bacterium:
GCCACAAAGGGATTACAGGCGTCACTATGATATTTATTAGGATTGTGAATTACGCCGTAAAAATTCTTCATTCCTATTGATACGCCTGCAAGGTCATGGTCTTTTAGAACAGGAATATTGATAATGGCAGTGCATTCACGCGTCAAAATCCTGCTGAAACAACTTCCAATGCTTCCTGAAAAAGAGATTTCGCTTTCATAATCCATATTTGTGCCAAAACATCTTACCCCACTACCCCTATTTATTTCATAGCCGGCACGAATCAGGTCTTTATCAGTCCTGTCCCATATAATAATCTGTTCTTCATCAAAACCAGAATTTTTCAAACTTTCAATAATGGCTTTGACTAATAGGGGATTTGATGAAAGGCCTCTGCCGGCAAGACAATTAACCTTTATGCCAATAATATCATCTTTTGAGAATAGGGCATTGATTGCATCGCTATGGTTTTTGACATTGAAAAGTGTTTTAACGGATTTTTCAAAGATATTTTGAAATTCAGAGACACCAATCTTTTTTCTGCCTTTTTTGGGAGTCGATGCTCTGCATAGGATCACTTCGGCATTTCTTTTTATATTGATTTTTGGGATAGCGCTTTTCGATTTTTTATCTCTTTTAAATAATTTATTTGCAATTTCATCAAAAAAACTGCTGGCTTGCGCTTTCCTTTTTTCAAATGAATTCAAGAAAGCGAAAAATGTGGAAGCAATTGCGGCAATAAAGGTTCTTCTCTTCATTTTATTTGAAGTCTTCTTCAGAAAAAACTTCTGCTTCAAAACGCCATAATTTTGCACCGCTTTTATAAGCGTCGGTGGGCAATCCTGCCTTTCTGCATAATTGTTCTAAGAATGTTTTTTTATCCCATCCATATTCAACAGGCACTTGGGGAAGAAGAAGCCCGCGTCCCCATCCTTTTTCGATTATCAATCCATGTTTTCCTATTTCAAAATCATAAATATCAGACATCTCTTCAGGGACAGTAAGGACAGAAATCTCTATTTCACATTCTTTTTCTTCATAAGGCTGTACAGGTTCGAATCTTGGGTCTCTTGAAGCGGCATTTATCGTGTTGTCTCTCACTGCTTTATAAAGAGGCTCAATCCCGAGGACATATCCGATACAACCTCTGAGCATTTCCCTTCTTTTCAGAGTAACAAATACGCCTCTTTTTTCCCTGAGTTTATCTGTAATATTGAAAGTATTGAGAAATTCATCATCAGTCGCTTTGCCTTCAAGATAGCGTCTCAATACAGCTCTTGAAAGTTTTAAAAGAGTTTTCTTCTCTTCCTCTGTTAAATATTTTCCTGATTCCTTCCTTTTGCTTTTTTTGTTATTTGTTTGAACTTTCTTTGCAGAATCATAAAAAATCGTTGTGGCGTAGCTTACCGAGTTGTTGTAATCGCCCGTAATCTCTCCTGAGGTGTAATAGATAAGAAGTTTACCTTTTGCTGATTCATCGAGAAGATTTAAAAGAATTGCAATTGGTTTTCTTCCGCAGATGGTAATTCCTGTTTCGTTGAAGTATTTTATAAAACCTGTAGAATCCTTTTTTAAGATAAAATCTTCAGCAGCCATATCAATCCTTTTGAGGTTTTCGGGGATATC
This window harbors:
- a CDS encoding DUF362 domain-containing protein, giving the protein MKRRTFIAAIASTFFAFLNSFEKRKAQASSFFDEIANKLFKRDKKSKSAIPKINIKRNAEVILCRASTPKKGRKKIGVSEFQNIFEKSVKTLFNVKNHSDAINALFSKDDIIGIKVNCLAGRGLSSNPLLVKAIIESLKNSGFDEEQIIIWDRTDKDLIRAGYEINRGSGVRCFGTNMDYESEISFSGSIGSCFSRILTRECTAIINIPVLKDHDLAGVSIGMKNFYGVIHNPNKYHSDACNPFVADLNNHSEIRNKLRLTVCDASIAQYHGGPAYNPNYSWQLNSILVATDIVSLDSIGWKLIEEKRKEKGLKSLKEEKREPIYIQTAQDLGIGICDRARIKLTEIQ
- the amrB gene encoding AmmeMemoRadiSam system protein B, coding for MKHLKLIAVNIIFLLLFTSCGNAKEKGMVRPSVLAGSWYPADKDTLEGTIENYFESTKEKVKGISTYKPVALIEPHAGYIYSGKAAAAGYNCLKGKDIERVIILAPSHYAYFEGIALSSADYFETPLGRIPVEKAICSKLSKIKGFSYNDSAHSREHSIEIQLPFLQRALDNFSIIPLLVGEVEGSEYKRFADSIKPFINDKTIVIASSDFTHYGSRFGYLPFRKDIPENLKRIDMAAEDFILKKDSTGFIKYFNETGITICGRKPIAILLNLLDESAKGKLLIYYTSGEITGDYNNSVSYATTIFYDSAKKVQTNNKKSKRKESGKYLTEEEKKTLLKLSRAVLRRYLEGKATDDEFLNTFNITDKLREKRGVFVTLKRREMLRGCIGYVLGIEPLYKAVRDNTINAASRDPRFEPVQPYEEKECEIEISVLTVPEEMSDIYDFEIGKHGLIIEKGWGRGLLLPQVPVEYGWDKKTFLEQLCRKAGLPTDAYKSGAKLWRFEAEVFSEEDFK